From the genome of Saccharomyces kudriavzevii IFO 1802 strain IFO1802 genome assembly, chromosome: 16:
AgcaaagaaattttgtaaaaCAACATCCAGCCGACATGGTAACCGTAGAATGGTATACCCTTTACCACAGACACATTGGCGACATAAGTGAGATTTCCGAGTTTGTCGCTATTTGAATCCTGtttatcatcatttccttttttgaaggaagCTTTGATCCTCCGTTCTAGTATTTTATGTACTTGAGCGCACCTTTGGTGTCTCAATGTACTTGTGTCAGATATGTAGCCGTCATACTTGATGAATATATACGGTAAAATACCATGGACGTGGCACAATACTTGGTGGCCGGTGGATAGAGCGCCAAACACACGAATAGTTGGAACCTGAGAAAACTGGTTAAGGGGCAGACTTTCACCATGCGAAGGATCCAATGAGGTAGGTTTCGACATATAATAGTCATAATTATTGAGTTGAATTCTAAGATACTCTGAACCCGTTTTAGAAAATGAACTAAGCGTATCGCTTCCTGCTGGGTCGTTATGCTCCTGCGACATTTTCTGACATTTTATTTCAGTTCGATTCGAGGCGTCGTACTTGTTTAGCAACTCGCTTGTTTTCAGTGCAATTGAATCGTACCCTAGAGCTTAGgactttcctttttctttctggaACATTATTTTGGAGACGCGCCAAAATTGAGAAGGTTATCACATATGATAAATGGGCGTAAATAAatcaacaagaagaaatagaagtGACTATTGAGACTTTCGTGGCCATGAATAGTAAAAATACAGTTGTTTATGTCAAGATTAAAGGTAAAAGACCAGAGGGGTTCGCAGATCCTCCAAAATTTGAGTGGAATGGTACAAAGGAGGGTCAACTCTGGGCAATGGTATCGAATTTGAATTATGCACAAGACCAAATAGATTGGCAAAACCTGTCAAAAATACTTGAAACACCggaattttttctaagAAAGAGGACGTATAAGCTGTTTGCCAAACATTTAGAGCTTTTACAGATACAATTAGATAAGAAAAGGGATCTTGAgaagttttcaaatgttCAAGTAAATGAAGGGATGTTTGATGTGTTACATAATTATATGCCTACTTTAAACGATGGTATTTTAACAAATGTACCGACAAGCCCACCGGGTACGAAAAGGGAGACTTCGGAAGAACTCGACGCAGAAGTGACGAAAGAGGCTCTACAACATTTGCAAACttctaaaattttgaaCATTCACAAGTCAAAGTCAAGTAATGAGAAGAACGTTGAATCTAACTTATCTAAAGATGATCTTGAGAAGGACTCAGACCGCGATAGCTCAGATGGCAACTTGTCTTCGAGTTTGAGCGTCAGTAAATCTGCATTAGAGGAAGCGTTAATGGACAGGCTGCAATTCTGACTTACATCTTTCACAAGCACAATCAAAGAACCAGCTGTCGGCCAAAAACTTCCGACGTTTTACAGTTGGCAGTTCCAATACTCCGGAATAATCTATGCAAATCTGCTCGTTCTTCTTGATGTCTGTATTTACATTGAACAGCATTATATTACCCTTACGATATTTCGTCACATTAGGAGTACAAGAGTGGTTGAAGTAGGAGGCCTCTGGGAATACCCAGTATCCAAAATACTCCCTGCTCTCAGCAGCTTCACCTTCTTGCCACAGACCGAATGCATTCCCGTATTCTGTGCCCAAGATGTGTCTCAACAATGGTATGGTGAGCATTTTACCCGTATGTGAAGGCAACAGAATGTAGAGTGTTTGGAACACTAATTTTTGGAAGTGTAGTAAGACAGgaaattttgatattttacTAAGCTCATTTGATTGTAGCATGTTAAAGGCTCGATATGTTATACACTGACGCTCCATGTGTTTCAGATTGAACAAACTTTCACATACAAACCTTATGCAGCAATACTCATCTTCTGAAATGGCTGGTAATTGGCTTACTTTCTTGGTTGGTTTCATGTGGTCGATACGCGGTATCCAATTactttcaatttcatcccATGCAGATTGTATGATGCTTTCAGAAATTGAGATGGAGTTCAGTTTATTCTCCTGCTCGATGTCAGTATTATATCTTTTTAGCatatttggaaaatggCACAACAATAGTTCATAGCATTCAACTAGTTCAATAATATTCggtttttgaagataaGAGCTCCTGCAATATTCTGAACAGAACCATAGTCCGGCGCCTAGAAATTTTTTGGGGTTGATCTTGCAATTTGCATCAGGCGGgatcaaatttttgacgCAATCATAATTAAGTTTGTACTTCATGGTTCTCGCATTATCATATGCGAAGCAATTGTGACAAACTTCCTTTCTGAATTCATAGGAAATGGATATTCCTGTAGAATTAGCAACTTTCAAGACTGTTGTTCCCTTAGGAATATTACCGTTACTAAAACAAGCCCTACCACCCCACGCAGTTTGCCTGACCTCGAAGTACGGGGAAATTGCATGCACGTCCTCATCAATGgtcattttttaatttctaGTTATTCTGTTTTGCGTATATAAACGGTATATATTAGTTTAAGGATAAGCAGCTACAACTGTAGGACTGGAAGTACATGTAACACAGTGCAACATTATCATAATACTGAACCgcacatttcttttttgcttttttatttttcattttttattttttccatttttttggcaacGTGATGAAGTAATCTTCTCTTTCGCATACCCGCGCAATTTAGAACGCATATAAGGACCTTGACTCCATAATCAACATTCTTTTTGCTTCAACTCCGCAATTGGCACCATAGAAGGTCTTCCGTGGGCGCATTGGAATGGATTGTGACATTTAGAAAGTTTGCCAATTAAAATGACGCACTCTTGTCGACTTAGTTCATCCCCAAACATAATTGCTGACCTACATGCCTTACTGTTAAGGATTTCGTGAAAGACTGTTGGAACGCAGCTTGAATACTTCCACCaataaaatttatcaattggGATATTACCTTTCAGATAGGGCAGATTCATTGGaagtttcttgaaatctttcaagTCATTGGCATGTTGCAGTAAGACCATTTTTAAGTAGCTCTTATCTCCGTTATATTTGGATGCTAATATTTCAGGCAACGTTTTAATTTGCAAAAGGGACGCCTCTAATGTGCCATTGATGGTTTCATAGATGATTCCCCACTTTTTGAATTCGCGTTGATAATACTTGAATAAATCAGCTTCGGTACGATCGATTTCAATGAAGCAATTAGTCAAGTCTTGTGTGATGAAAGTTTCTGTTAATACGTCCGTTAATAGATTATGAAGCAAGTCTTCTAAGCGTATCCTCTCATCACAAGCATGTTGGTCAACTAAAATCAAGATCGGGGTATAATAAACAGATTGGTCTGAACATCGTATGAGAACGAATTTATTATCCACTTGATTAATCACTTCATAATCTGCCAGAACAGATCTGgatatggaaaaattcGTTAAACTGTTTTCTGTATTGTCATAGTCACGTGTGATACCAATACCAACATCATAGTGATCAGAAGAGAGCTTGCTCTGCAAACTTGATTTCTGGCTGTCAagtcttatttttttgattctttcaTAGTTTATTGTGCTTTTACTTATTTTAAACTTACCGACAGCAGATCTTTCTTGATACAGATTGACGCGTGCaactttcatttttgagttTAACACTCGATCACATTTGCTTACTTGGCTTTGTCTGCTTGTGGATGTTGCAACTGTCTGTGAATGATTGACTGTTTCCAGTGATTCATTCAGTTGATCAGGAGATAAGTAGCCCTGGAACATTAAAAAGGAACGAACAGTCTTGACAATTAATGGTTCAATGGTGCGAATATGAGAAGGCTTTATAACGTTCTTGGCAGGATCCTGTAACAGATCATCAACGGTCTGAGGACATTGTACATCAAGAATGAAAAGAGGGTGTGATCGATAAGGTTTTCCCACACTTTTAGTTCTAAgtaaattcaaattattgTTACCAAAATCCTGCATTCGAAATAAAGAATCGATATATTCTTGGAACGCGTTGTCGTCATAACGTCTACCAttgatatatatgaattGCAGATCTTTCAATCGGACAGGAATCTTGGATATAATACCCTCAATTTGATAATCGTTAAATTTCAAGGAAACTTTCTTGAGCATATCTGGTGGTATTATTGCCCCAAACACATTCCTTAATGCTTGAGACATCTTCTGGTGCTTTGTTAATCCCTCGGTTATATTCCTTGAACGGAAAAGTACTTCTGTCTGGCCTCTTAGTTTTTCTGTATATCGTACGTTAAGTGAAACCATCGGATGCATTACCAATATCTGTAGCATATCCGTCTTAAGAGTGTTGAAGGTCTTAAACAGAGGttcttccttcaaaatGCTGCGCCGAACCGGTAAATTATGTAGCATTTCCtcgacaacaacaatagtGCCAGATTctctttgactccaagaGTGGACTTTCCAAAAAGGATCCACCGGAGGCTCGGTATTCTCACTTAGCATGACGCTTTTAGATGGAAATTTTCTCATCCATGTAGAGTTGTAATCTTTGATCTTGGaacaaataaataattTAGAGACGTTGGAAATGCTATATAGGGCGTCGCCTCTGTAGCCGTACGTCTTTATTGCCGCTAGATCAGTCATCTTGCacatttttgaagtatAATTTTGACTAGCCAGAATATTCAGGTCACTTCGGCTCACACCAGTACCATCATCGTAAACCGCAAAACTCAAGTCGGAAAAGTCGATCATGACATTGATATTGGCCGCATGCGCATCTACAGAATTTTGGACTATTTCCCTAACCGCTGATGCTAATGAACTTGCGTATATTTGAGATTTGAGCCTCTTCAAAACATAAGAATCCAACTTCTCAATCTTTCGACTCATTTTTTAACTGCAGTGGATGAATTTCCGATCATTCCTCTTGTTTTTTGAATGGATCTCTCATTCAAATGTATTCATGGCTTTTGTTATCACTCCATCCATACTCATTGCAAATAACCTCGACCTTTTCTCCCCCGGGGCCCCATCAGTGGCGCTCGCGGGtatttgcaaaaaatcaaaaaaaaatgtacaaGCGAATTCTTTCGTACTTACTACTTATTGAACATTTAGAGAAACTGTGATAATTCttaactttgaaaaaagatgatacaggtataaattttttatagaaATAATACTCAAGTAACACTTGCTACTCTcgtatttatttttttctatacTTTTACGAAGTTAAAATATGAATGTTTTCCTTATTGTCTTTTCTATTACATTGCCATCTGAAAGCGCTAGTAGCCCCATATGGAGTGAATAATTGCCTGTTTACTTAAACATGGCATTTCTTTCTGATCTCAAACTTCGCATTAAATTCGGGTACCATTATTAGCAGAAGCTGTAATATTACCGGCCTCAGCAGTTATAGTAACATATTTAACAATAGGTTCGGCGGTGGTAGTAACGAGTTGAGTGACTGGCGTAGCAGTAACTGTGACCCACTGAGTGGCCGCAATGCAATATACATCACCATCGGATGAAGTTTTAGCAGTTT
Proteins encoded in this window:
- the ATG29 gene encoding Atg29p (similar to Saccharomyces cerevisiae ATG29 (YPL166W); ancestral locus Anc_8.693), with translation MNSKNTVVYVKIKGKRPEGFADPPKFEWNGTKEGQLWAMVSNLNYAQDQIDWQNLSKILETPEFFLRKRTYKLFAKHLELLQIQLDKKRDLEKFSNVQVNEGMFDVLHNYMPTLNDGILTNVPTSPPGTKRETSEELDAEVTKEALQHLQTSKILNIHKSKSSNEKNVESNLSKDDLEKDSDRDSSDGNLSSSLSVSKSALEEALMDRLQF
- the SET6 gene encoding Set6p (similar to Saccharomyces cerevisiae SET6 (YPL165C); ancestral locus Anc_8.692), translating into MTIDEDVHAISPYFEVRQTAWGGRACFSNGNIPKGTTVLKVANSTGISISYEFRKEVCHNCFAYDNARTMKYKLNYDCVKNLIPPDANCKINPKKFLGAGLWFCSEYCRSSYLQKPNIIELVECYELLLCHFPNMLKRYNTDIEQENKLNSISISESIIQSAWDEIESNWIPRIDHMKPTKKVSQLPAISEDEYCCIRFVCESLFNLKHMERQCITYRAFNMLQSNELSKISKFPVLLHFQKLVFQTLYILLPSHTGKMLTIPLLRHILGTEYGNAFGLWQEGEAAESREYFGYWVFPEASYFNHSCTPNVTKYRKGNIMLFNVNTDIKKNEQICIDYSGVLELPTVKRRKFLADSWFFDCACERCKSELQPVH
- the MLH3 gene encoding mismatch repair protein MLH3 (similar to Saccharomyces cerevisiae MLH3 (YPL164C); ancestral locus Anc_8.688) produces the protein MSRKIEKLDSYVLKRLKSQIYASSLASAVREIVQNSVDAHAANINVMIDFSDLSFAVYDDGTGVSRSDLNILASQNYTSKMCKMTDLAAIKTYGYRGDALYSISNVSKLFICSKIKDYNSTWMRKFPSKSVMLSENTEPPVDPFWKVHSWSQRESGTIVVVEEMLHNLPVRRSILKEEPLFKTFNTLKTDMLQILVMHPMVSLNVRYTEKLRGQTEVLFRSRNITEGLTKHQKMSQALRNVFGAIIPPDMLKKVSLKFNDYQIEGIISKIPVRLKDLQFIYINGRRYDDNAFQEYIDSLFRMQDFGNNNLNLLRTKSVGKPYRSHPLFILDVQCPQTVDDLLQDPAKNVIKPSHIRTIEPLIVKTVRSFLMFQGYLSPDQLNESLETVNHSQTVATSTSRQSQVSKCDRVLNSKMKVARVNLYQERSAVGKFKISKSTINYERIKKIRLDSQKSSLQSKLSSDHYDVGIGITRDYDNTENSLTNFSISRSVLADYEVINQVDNKFVLIRCSDQSVYYTPILILVDQHACDERIRLEDLLHNLLTDVLTETFITQDLTNCFIEIDRTEADLFKYYQREFKKWGIIYETINGTLEASLLQIKTLPEILASKYNGDKSYLKMVLLQHANDLKDFKKLPMNLPYLKGNIPIDKFYWWKYSSCVPTVFHEILNSKACRSAIMFGDELSRQECVILIGKLSKCHNPFQCAHGRPSMVPIAELKQKEC